In Maridesulfovibrio sp., a single genomic region encodes these proteins:
- the miaA gene encoding tRNA (adenosine(37)-N6)-dimethylallyltransferase MiaA — MSKRPVICILGPTGAGKTAAALGLAEVFGVRVINFDSRQVYEDFPIITAQPSPEEQAVCPHELYGFLPTSEAITAAAFVRMAEERIDAAAGDELPVLVGGTGMYLQSLTSGLAPIPDIPAEIRERIRGRAELEGGPALYAELEKVDPEYCKRTHPNNRQRNARALEVYEATGKTFTWWHNREVPPSPYEFLKIGIGIELAELTPLLGLRIEKMLEAGAVDEARSAWEKCPDERAPGWSGIGCSELLSFIRGGADMEETVRAWAGNTRAYAKRQLTWFKREKDINWFAPDEHRAAVDFVRRWLADCSRAG, encoded by the coding sequence ATGTCTAAACGTCCCGTCATCTGCATTCTCGGTCCGACAGGCGCCGGAAAGACTGCCGCCGCTCTGGGCTTGGCAGAAGTTTTCGGGGTCAGGGTAATTAATTTTGATTCCCGGCAGGTCTATGAGGATTTTCCTATAATCACGGCTCAGCCGAGCCCTGAGGAACAGGCCGTATGTCCTCATGAACTGTACGGCTTTCTGCCTACTTCCGAAGCAATAACCGCTGCCGCATTCGTCCGTATGGCGGAAGAGCGCATTGATGCGGCTGCCGGGGATGAACTCCCGGTGCTGGTGGGCGGTACTGGAATGTATCTGCAGAGTCTGACTTCCGGCCTTGCTCCCATCCCGGATATTCCGGCCGAAATAAGGGAACGCATACGCGGAAGGGCTGAACTGGAAGGCGGACCGGCGCTTTATGCCGAGCTTGAAAAGGTCGACCCCGAGTACTGCAAGCGGACCCATCCGAACAACCGCCAGCGGAATGCCCGCGCTCTGGAGGTCTACGAGGCCACCGGAAAGACTTTTACGTGGTGGCACAATCGGGAGGTCCCCCCCTCTCCCTATGAATTTTTGAAGATAGGTATAGGCATTGAACTTGCCGAGCTTACTCCGCTGCTTGGTCTGCGCATAGAAAAGATGCTGGAGGCCGGAGCCGTGGACGAGGCTCGCAGCGCCTGGGAAAAATGCCCGGATGAGAGAGCGCCCGGCTGGAGCGGAATCGGCTGCAGTGAGCTGCTCAGCTTTATCCGGGGCGGTGCGGATATGGAGGAAACCGTCCGTGCATGGGCCGGAAACACTAGGGCTTACGCCAAAAGGCAGTTAACCTGGTTCAAACGGGAAAAGGATATCAACTGGTTCGCTCCCGATGAACACCGGGCGGCAGTTGATTTTGTAAGGCGGTGGCTTGCGGATTGCAGCCGGGCAGGATAG
- a CDS encoding HAD family hydrolase: protein MESIYISDVTPPDVVKKIKGVIFDCDGVLINSFESNKWYYNWFKKKFGLDPMTADEEKFVHAHTHLESLKHILPDDDHEEALELCSLPELQEGMKYVKIEDGLIRLLEWLRMQNVIMGINTNRTDTLPAILEMFGIDDFFSLAVTSTTLPVTKPHPAGVHYILDKWSLKREEVVYIGDTWVDERCAEQAGVEFWAYRSPTLNARLHINSYWTLCNLLEKARLSVWNG, encoded by the coding sequence ATGGAGTCAATTTACATAAGTGACGTTACCCCTCCCGATGTAGTGAAAAAGATCAAGGGAGTTATTTTCGATTGCGACGGGGTTCTGATAAATTCATTTGAGTCAAACAAGTGGTACTACAACTGGTTTAAGAAAAAGTTCGGCCTTGATCCCATGACTGCCGATGAAGAAAAGTTCGTACACGCCCATACCCACCTTGAATCTCTGAAACATATACTTCCTGATGATGATCATGAAGAGGCTCTGGAACTATGTTCTCTGCCCGAACTTCAGGAAGGGATGAAATACGTCAAGATTGAGGACGGATTGATTCGTTTGCTCGAATGGCTGCGTATGCAGAACGTGATCATGGGGATTAATACGAACAGAACCGATACCCTGCCTGCAATCCTTGAAATGTTCGGTATAGATGATTTCTTTTCACTGGCAGTGACTTCCACCACTCTTCCGGTTACCAAGCCTCATCCTGCCGGAGTACATTATATTCTGGACAAATGGTCCCTCAAGCGGGAAGAGGTTGTATATATAGGTGATACCTGGGTGGATGAAAGGTGCGCCGAGCAGGCCGGGGTGGAATTCTGGGCCTATCGCAGCCCGACGCTGAATGCCCGTCTGCATATCAACAGCTACTGGACTCTGTGTAATCTGCTTGAGAAAGCACGGCTCAGCGTTTGGAACGGTTGA
- a CDS encoding twin-arginine translocase TatA/TatE family subunit produces MFGLGITEILLIVVIIILIFGAKKLPEIGSGLGRAIQNFKKASSESEEIDVTPSKDKDKDA; encoded by the coding sequence ATGTTCGGTTTAGGAATAACGGAAATACTTTTAATTGTGGTCATCATCATATTGATTTTCGGGGCAAAAAAACTTCCCGAAATCGGAAGTGGACTGGGCCGCGCCATCCAGAATTTCAAGAAAGCAAGCAGTGAGTCCGAAGAAATTGACGTGACACCGTCAAAAGACAAGGACAAGGATGCTTAA
- a CDS encoding CDP-alcohol phosphatidyltransferase family protein, whose translation MSRQNILTIPNIITFLRILFTPLFVGAFLGRDFVAAWWFFVLAGISDGFDGFLARLLDQRSEFGAVLDPLADKFLLVASFLCLTAYGLVPLWLAVLAVLRDTVIVGGLVLLRIRGLAVEKRIDPLWSSKITTALQILLVFCVLCDLAFDVDPGVFKALLVWCVAAFTLFSGASYLRLGLGMFAETAKK comes from the coding sequence GTGTCGCGGCAGAATATTCTGACCATACCCAATATCATTACATTCCTGCGGATATTGTTTACACCGCTGTTTGTAGGAGCTTTTCTCGGGCGTGATTTTGTTGCAGCCTGGTGGTTTTTCGTGCTGGCCGGAATTTCCGACGGTTTTGACGGTTTTCTTGCCAGACTGCTTGATCAGAGGTCGGAATTCGGGGCTGTGCTCGATCCGTTGGCAGATAAGTTTCTGCTTGTGGCTTCGTTCCTCTGTCTTACCGCTTACGGCCTTGTTCCGTTATGGCTAGCGGTTCTGGCTGTTCTGAGGGATACAGTCATTGTCGGAGGTCTTGTTTTGCTCCGGATTCGCGGTCTTGCTGTGGAAAAAAGAATTGACCCTCTGTGGAGCAGTAAGATAACAACCGCTCTTCAGATCCTGCTGGTCTTCTGTGTTCTGTGCGATCTGGCTTTTGATGTTGATCCGGGTGTTTTCAAAGCCTTGCTGGTGTGGTGTGTCGCAGCGTTTACTCTTTTTTCGGGGGCCAGTTACCTGAGGCTGGGGCTGGGCATGTTTGCCGAGACCGCAAAAAAATAA